From Coffea arabica cultivar ET-39 chromosome 2e, Coffea Arabica ET-39 HiFi, whole genome shotgun sequence, the proteins below share one genomic window:
- the LOC113731511 gene encoding FAD-linked sulfhydryl oxidase ERV1-like isoform X1, producing the protein MIEPITTLIRSFIPVYERSGFLKLIMMVYTNSFLAAFNCPTPEYTMSQNPFQSLFGALLNVSNCIQTHLSQFISFPHNNNPTTRTNHYPFPLFSLSSSSLPGISEPKQSYLNPANTLLLRPAGQPPEKNKAAGPVTKEELGRATWTLLHTLAAQVLDNLSSCVPILVPIFGVVFSTISRYPEKPTRQQKKDVKELMAILSRMYPCKECADHFKEVLRVNPVQAGNQHEFSQWLCHVHNVVNRSLGKLVFPCERVDARWGKLDCEQRACDLQGDENPWE; encoded by the exons ATGATTGAACCGATAACAACCTTAATCCGGTCATTTATTCCGGTCTATGAACGGTCTGGCTTCCTAAAACTCATCATGATGGTTTATACTAATAGTTTTCTCGCGGCATTCAATTGTCCAACCCCGGAGTACACAATGTCCCAAAACCCGTTCCAATCTCTCTTCGGGGCGCTCTTAAACGTCTCCAACTGCATTCAAACTCATCTCTCCCAATTCATAAGCTTCCCCCATAACAACAACCCAACCACCAGGACAAACCACTATCCCTTCCCATtattttctttatcttcttcGTCTTTGCCTGGAATTTCAGAACCAAAACAATCATACCTCAATCCTGCCAACACTCTTTTACTCCGGCCGGCTGGACAGCCACCCGAAAAG AATAAAGCAGCTGGTCCTGTGACTAAAGAAGAGCTTGGGAGGGCCACTTGGACTCTTCTTCACACTCTTGCTGCTCAGGTCCTTGATAATCTTAGTTCGTGTGTCCCTATTCTTGTTCCCATTTTCGGAGTTGTGTTTAGCACCATCTCTCGT TATCCAGAAAAGCCAACTAGGCAACAAAAGAAGGATGTAAAAGAACTG ATGGCAATATTGTCCCGTATGTACCCTTGTAAGGAATGTGCAGATCACTTCAAAGAAGTTTTGAG AGTAAATCCTGTACAGGCTGGAAATCAGCATGAGTTCTCCCAATGGTTATGTCATGTACACAACGTTGTGAACAGAAG CCTGGGTAAGCTGGTATTTCCCTGTGAACGAGTAGATGCGCGGTGGGGTAAGCTTGACTGTGAGCAGCGAGCCTGCGATCTGCAAGGGGACGAGAATCCTTGGGAATGA
- the LOC113731510 gene encoding probable polyamine transporter At3g19553, with translation MGKEGMVSDANNSATANASPKLTLLPLIALIFYEVSGGPFGIEDSVRAGGGPLLSLLGFLVFPLFWSVPEALITAELATSFPENGGYVIWISSAFGPFWGFQEGFWKWFSGVMDNALYPVLFLDYLKHSLPIFNGLIARIPALLGITVSLTYLNYRGLHIVGFSAVLLAFFSLFPFVVMGILSIPRIRPQRWVVVDFKKVDWRGYFNSMFWNLNYWDKASTLAGEIQEPSRTFPKALSGAVVLVVCSYLIPLLAGTGALKSDPSEWSDGYFAEVGMLIGGSWLRWWIQAAAAMSNLGLFEAEMSADAFQLLGMSEMGLLPSIFASRSKYGTPTISILCSATGVIFLSWMSFQEILEFLNFLYSVGMLLEFAAYIRLRIKKPDLHRPYKVPLQTFGATMLCLPPALLLALVMCLASLKTYLVSAGVIIFGFLLYPALLFIKYQNWARFKATEPVALSDNDPEEQPIESQHPQEIADEASVGLLSHLQSSKVEQAPQMSSEEVSKLD, from the exons ATGGGCAAGGAGGGCATGGTAAGTGACGCAAACAATTCAGCAACTGCGAACGCCAGTCCAAAACTAACTCTATTGCCTCTAATTGCTCTGATCTTCTATGAAGTTTCTGGTGGCCCCTTTGGTATAGAAGATTCAGTCAGGGCAGGAGGTGGTCCTCTTCTATCCTTGCTTGGTTTCTTGGTATTCCCTTTATTTTGGAGCGTCCCTGAAGCTCTAATCACAGCTGAGCTTGCCACAAGCTTCCCAGAAAATGGCGGCTATGTCATCTGGATATCATCAGCTTTTGGCCCTTTTTGGGGATTCCAAGAAGGTTTCTGGAAATGGTTTAGCGGGGTTATGGATAATGCTCTGTATCCTGTTTTATTCCTGGACTACTTGAAGCATTCGCTTCCAATCTTTAACGGGTTGATTGCTCGAATTCCAGCTCTTTTAGGTATTACAGTTTCTTTGACATACCTGAACTATAGAGGTCTGCATATTGTTGGTTTTTCAGCTGTTTTGTTAGCATTTTTCTCGCTTTTCCCATTTGTCGTGATGGGCATTCTTTCAATACCTCGAATTAGGCCTCAAAGATGGGTGGTTGTGGATTTTAAGAAAGTAGACTGGAGAGGATACTTCAATAGTATGTTTTGGAACCTAAATTATTGGGACAAGGCTAGCACACTAGCAGGGGAGATCCAGGAGCCCAGTAGAACTTTCCCAAAAGCACTCTCTGGGGCTGTAGTCTTGGTTGTGTGTTCATATCTCATTCCACTTCTTGCTGGTACTGGAGCTCTAAAATCTGATCCAAGTGAGTGGAGCGACGGATATTTTGCAGAAGTTGGAATGCTAATCGGTGGCTCTTGGCTTAGGTGGTGGATTCAAGCTGCTGCTGCTATGTCCAACTTGGGTTTGTTTGAAGCTGAGATGAGCGCCGATGCCTTCCAACTTCTAGGCATGAGCGAGATGGGATTGCTACCATCTATATTTGCGTCCAG ATCCAAATACGGGACACCTACAATTAGCATCTTGTGTTCAGCAACGGGAGTGATCTTCTTGTCATGGATGAGTTTCCAAGAAATCTTGGAGTTCCTTAATTTTCTGTACTCTGTGGGAATGCTACTTGAGTTTGCAGCGTACATAAGGTTGAGAATAAAGAAACCAGACCTTCACAGACCGTACAAAGTTCCCCTGCAAACTTTTGGTGCAACTATGCTTTGCCTGCCTCCTGCATTGTTGCTTGCTCTTGTTATGTGTCTTGCCTCTTTGAAGACATACTTAGTCAGCGCTGGAGTTATTATTTTCGGTTTTTTGTTGTATCCTGCTTTACTTTttataaaatatcaaaattgggCTAGGTTCAAAGCAACAGAACCTGTGGCACTTTCTGATAATGATCCTGAAGAACAACCAATTGAATCACAGCACCCACAGGAAATTGCTGACGAAGCATCTGTCGGGCTTCTATCGCACCTGCAATCTTCCAAGGTAGAACAAGCACCTCAGATGTCATCGGAAGAAGTTTCAAAATTGGATTAG
- the LOC113731513 gene encoding small ribosomal subunit protein uS14z/uS14y/uS14x — MGHSNIWNSHPKNYGPGSRACRVCGNSHGIIRKYGLMCCRQCFRSNAKEIGFIKYR, encoded by the exons ATGGGACACTCCAACATCTGGAATTCTCACCCTAAGAACTACGGCCCTGGCTCTCGCGCCTG CCGTGTGTGTGGAAACTCCCATGGTATTATCAGAAAGTATGGCCTGATGTGCTGCAGACAATGCTTCCGCAGCAATGCTAAGGAGATTGGATTCATTAAG TATCGTTGA
- the LOC113731511 gene encoding FAD-linked sulfhydryl oxidase ERV1-like isoform X2, with product MIEPITTLIRSFIPVYERSGFLKLIMMVYTNSFLAAFNCPTPEYTMSQNPFQSLFGALLNVSNCIQTHLSQFISFPHNNNPTTRTNHYPFPLFSLSSSSLPGISEPKQSYLNPANTLLLRPAGQPPEKNKAAGPVTKEELGRATWTLLHTLAAQYPEKPTRQQKKDVKELMAILSRMYPCKECADHFKEVLRVNPVQAGNQHEFSQWLCHVHNVVNRSLGKLVFPCERVDARWGKLDCEQRACDLQGDENPWE from the exons ATGATTGAACCGATAACAACCTTAATCCGGTCATTTATTCCGGTCTATGAACGGTCTGGCTTCCTAAAACTCATCATGATGGTTTATACTAATAGTTTTCTCGCGGCATTCAATTGTCCAACCCCGGAGTACACAATGTCCCAAAACCCGTTCCAATCTCTCTTCGGGGCGCTCTTAAACGTCTCCAACTGCATTCAAACTCATCTCTCCCAATTCATAAGCTTCCCCCATAACAACAACCCAACCACCAGGACAAACCACTATCCCTTCCCATtattttctttatcttcttcGTCTTTGCCTGGAATTTCAGAACCAAAACAATCATACCTCAATCCTGCCAACACTCTTTTACTCCGGCCGGCTGGACAGCCACCCGAAAAG AATAAAGCAGCTGGTCCTGTGACTAAAGAAGAGCTTGGGAGGGCCACTTGGACTCTTCTTCACACTCTTGCTGCTCAG TATCCAGAAAAGCCAACTAGGCAACAAAAGAAGGATGTAAAAGAACTG ATGGCAATATTGTCCCGTATGTACCCTTGTAAGGAATGTGCAGATCACTTCAAAGAAGTTTTGAG AGTAAATCCTGTACAGGCTGGAAATCAGCATGAGTTCTCCCAATGGTTATGTCATGTACACAACGTTGTGAACAGAAG CCTGGGTAAGCTGGTATTTCCCTGTGAACGAGTAGATGCGCGGTGGGGTAAGCTTGACTGTGAGCAGCGAGCCTGCGATCTGCAAGGGGACGAGAATCCTTGGGAATGA
- the LOC113731512 gene encoding uncharacterized protein gives MSSSKEASSSSHIVEEDDDELLLYGSGSGWVEALTHCDHLDTLSSDLTHIPPPDTPCYRCQHPQENWLCLSCEDVLCSRFVNKHMLEHYRQQNNHCLALSYSDLSVWCFSCDAYLDAQVILPLRPVYETAYILKFGEAPPFRALVDLHLADHKAEGSSSGGQS, from the exons ATGAGCAGCAGCAAGGAGGCTTCATCGTCTTCTCACATCGTAGAAGAAGACGATGACGAACTTCTCCTATACGGGTCCGGATCCGGTTGGGTGGAGGCCCTGACCCACTGCGATCACCTTGATACCTTATCCTCCGACCTCACACACATTCCACCCCCAGATACTCCTTGCTACAG GTGCCAACACCCTCAAGAGAACTGGCTCTGCTTAAGCTGCGAAGATGTGCTCTGTAGCCGTTTTGTTAATAAACACATGCTTGAGCATTATCGTCAACAAAATAATCATTGTTTGGCACTTAGCTACAG CGATCTATCAGTCTGGTGTTTCTCCTGCGACGCATATTTGGATGCTCAAGTAATCTTGCCGCTGCGACCAGTTTATGAAACTGCATACATTCTAAAATTTGGTGAAGCTCCGCCCTTCCGGGCGCTCGTGGATTTGCACCTAGCTGACCACAAGGCAGAGGGTTCGTCCTCTGGGGGGCAGTCTTAA